TGAAAGTTGCCTAAGTTAACACACTTCGTCATGGCTCAATCATTGCAACTTGACAGTAGTAGCTAACAAGCTAACtaaagctagctggctagctagctgaggTCCTCTGTCCAGTTTGTTCATTGGTACTGACAGTGGCACTTGGCTTCGTTATTATTCGTTTTCTGGATGGAAATTATAAAGAATTACTGTTCATTCAAAGATTACATGTCCGTGCAACAATATCTTCTTATTTCTGAATTAATACAGATAAAGTGGATCTGAAATGGACATCAATGATGTAGTAGTCCAGAAGCTTCACACATAGCATAGAACTGTGTTCTTCTCTATCAGAGTAATAGCTGGTGATCAAGAGGTAAGTGTAATTTATGTTTTACAGAATGGTATCTTCCACATTGCTATGGTTATTAGAGAATTGACATTGACCTCAATGACCGTACAGGTGAATGAAGACACTGGAGCCAGAGCCAAGATGGCAGCCATGGCAAGAAACATCTCCAAGGACTGGACCTACCTCTATGAGAGGCTCTTCTCCAAGCTGTCCGATGAGGGCTTCCACGACATGTGGAGCATTGGTGGCTTCCTCGTCGTATTCATCTTCTGCACCATCGTCATCACCCTGACTCTAGCTGTCATATTCAGCTGGTGCTGTGGCTGGTGCTTCGAACAGCCGATCCTGGGGTCCAGCAAGATCAGCGTGCTGCTCTCGCCACCAGAACTGTCCAGACAGAAGTCTATGCAGACACAGGCACCCAGTTTATCGAAACAGAGCCTGTCCAGACAGAAGTCTATGCAGACACAGACACCCAGTTTATCGAAACAGAGCCTGTCCAGACAGAAGTCTATGCAGACACAGGCACCCAGTTTATCGAATCAGAGCCTGTCCAGACGGATATCCACCTCGAGGTCTATGATGGATCCAAAGCATCCCATAGAGTCCGTTTGGAGTCCTGAGTCTGTGCCCGATGTGCAAAAGACTGAGAAAAGCAGCAAGAACAAGAAGCTTAAAGCTGGATCTGCGAAAGTAAAGAGTAAAATCCAACCTGCATCCAGGATTGTGAGGAACAGAGATGTACCAGTATAGCTTCGGGCTACCAGACCAAATCTGCTTTTGTACCTATGTGTCTGACGGACCTCTGTGACAGCCTCATTAGATGTTTCAAGTAAAGCCTCTCAATTTCAAGTTGTATTAGTCATCTGtgcaggatacacatggtatacactgtCCAATGAAACGCTTACTTGCATTTTTGCTTTCCTTACCAAAACGATCAGTGTTTTGGAAACACGTAAGGTTAGGCTTATATGTAGTTGTTGTAGACATTTAGAGTCAAACACAACATTATTTGCAGGGGCCTGTCATTGATTTGTGCAAAAtacacattatttatttatttattttgtatttattttttacccctttttctccccaatttcgtagtatccaattgttgtagtagctactatcttgtctcattgctacaactcccgtacgggctcgggagagacgaaggttgaaagtcattgcgtcctctgatacacaacccaaccaagccgcactgcttcttaacacagcgcgcatccaacccggaagccagccgcaccaatgcgccggaggaaacaccgtgcacctggccaccttggttagcgtgcactgcgccaggcccgccacaggagtcgctggtgctcgatgagacaaggacacccctaccgaccaagccctccctaacccgggcgacgctaggccaattgtgcgtcgccccacggacctcccggtcgcagccggttacgacagagcctgggcgcgaacccagggactctgatggcacagctggcgctgcagtacagcgcccttaaccacaaGACACATTTAAATGAAAAGGAGTCTCCGCACACTCAGGATCAATGCACAACTTTCAATTGATTTAGGCTGAGCATTCGGTCGTCAGACCTTCATCAGTGCACAAGTGCACAAGACACAGGCATCAACAACCAGGGTTgtgtaggttactttctaaatgtaatctattACAGTTACTAGTCACCTGTCCAACACTGTAATtagtaatgtaacttttggattaccaaAACTCAGTCATGTAATCAGATTACTTTCAGATATTTTTGGATTCATTTCCCCATTAGAAGAAGACTTAAAAAGATCCATCAAACGTATTTGGTGTGTCGTCagagtggtctctgattggtggtcatcatttggtgtgtcatcatagtggtctctgattggtggtcatcatttggtgtgtcatcatagtggtctctgattggtggtcatcatttggtgtgtcatcatagtggtctctgattggtggtcatcatttggtgtgtcatagtggtctctgacttgtcatcagactcactcaggtggaacaaaaTTCTGTCAACGACAATGAGAATGTCATTATTTTGCTGTCTACTTCTAAAACATTTGAAGATGATAAGATGTTTTTTATCAAAGAAAATCTTGTTCAAACCACAGACTTTTATTTGGGATCACACTCAAAAGATTGGTCACACTCATCACTTTCCCCTGTATTACTGAAATAGGACACAACGAGGCAGCATTTAGCTACTCTTGAACATTTCAACACCATGTTGTAGTTAGTCGGCCTATGTAGGCTGTGTTTCGGACTCCCCCTGCTGGTTAAAAGCTGCAATTGCATTTCACAATCTTCATCCCTCCACCGCACATTAACATCATCCAAAGAGCCCATATTCCTAAATGGTTTCAGATTCGGAGTGCTGATCGAGGATCCgttatgacctgatcctagatttgAGATTATGAATACGGGCCGAGGACTCCTGGAATACCAGAGAGAGTGAAACATATCTGGGAAATAGAGATGGGAAGCTAGCTGGCAATACTGAACTAATTCATTtcactctaaaaaaaaaaaaaagtgtgaagTATTATACAAAATCCACACTTTTTGTTGGTATTATTCGCTCAAGACAAAATGTTTCCGAACTTTGCCAAACGTTCCGAACACTGAACACACCCCTCGAGCCGTGACGTATCACGTGACACACCATTCTTCCGGTACAACAAGGAAGAGTGGAATCGGAGAGATGTGATACCGCTAACTTGCTAATAATGTAGCTATTGTTTCGTCGTGTATCTATCTATATTAATATATTTGGCCTCTTACAATGTCAGAATCACCAGATACACGCAGTTTGGTTTCTGCGTCATCCCAGCTCAATTTAATGGAAATAGATACGGTGAGTGGGACTGTCGCGCTTATGGCTGTTTCTCAACAGTTCTTGATTTTCTTGATAGATAGCTAAACCTAGCATTTTTGGGGGATAGATGCGCTAAATATGAGCGTTTGTTTGTGCAATTAAAGCTGTAGCTAGCATTAGTCTTATTTTGCTGGTTGTCAAATGTGTAGCATGCTAGTGGGCTACTTTGTTGTCTTTTCTTTGGCTTAGCACAGCCACGTCTCTGCTATACGTTTAATATCCGATTAAAGATCGCTAGAACCATAGAATTAGGTAGAATAGTAATATAATGAGATGTCTATGACTAGAGCGACCACGGAGCTCGATAGACTTCATTGTGCTGAACACATATTGCATACCTTATCTATTCTCCTCAGATCGACGATAAAGAGTTTGACATTCCCCAAGTTGACACCCCGCCTACATTGGAGAGCATCCTGAATGAGGTAACTGGCTCTCATCTTTCAATAACTACATATTCCATTTCAAATGCTGCAGGAATCTGACATCTTCTAGCTCCCCGACTTCTTACAGAACAATACAATGTTGTGTAAGGAAGTCAACACATTGGGGTAGCCAGCCCTACATCCATATCTGGGCTAACAGTTGTGATACTTCCGTCTCCTGTTTTAgcctgaggatgaggaggagcccTTCATCCTGGAGGACACGTGTCTGCTGAACACAGAGAACATCGACGCCCACTCCTGTGAGACCTCCTCACTGGCCAGCTCCGACAGCGGTGACCGCACACACCTCAAAcggtagcacacacacactctcagctatgtcttactatacttgtgagggCTTTATGGGgaccaacaattgattcccattgaaAATTATGttttccctaaacctaacccttaattCTAATCCTAACCTTATACCTAACTcataagcctaaaatagcctttttacaaGTGAGGACTGGCAAAATGTCCTCACTTCTCTGAATTTTAGTTGGTTTGCTATTCtagtgaggacttctggtacccgcaagtatggtaaaatgtgtacacacacagttttgtatcgctatccttgtggggaccaaagaaTGGATTCCCAATCCAACATCCTATTTTCCCGAACActaaatgtaaccctaacccttaacctaactcctaatgGGCAGGTTTTGAGACCCTTCTGTGATGGGCTGTATTCAGCAGGTTACATTATGCATTACGGGTACAGTTAACTGACATTTGTCGTCACAACTGAGATTCTAATTTAAgtctatccgtgtgtgtgtgtgtgtgtgtgtgtgtaggaagaGGAAGACAGTGGAGCTCAGCACTACAGTCCATGGCTCTGTGCTCCGACACAGCATCCTGAAAGGCATCTCTGCTCAGATAGTCTCAGCCgctgtgagtcacacacacacacacacacccaccacactcacaaccaacaccacacacacacccaccacactcacaaccaacaccacacacacacccaccacactcACAAgcaacaccacacatacacacacaccacactcacaaccaacaccacacacacacaccacactcacaaccaacaccacacacacacacaccaccaacaccacacaaccaacaccaaacacaacacaacaccacaaacacaacacaacaccacacagctTTCAATTTGTACATTTTGTCATGCATCACTGAAATGTACTTTTTCCTTCCTTGTTCTTCAGGACAAAGTAGATGCTGGACTGCCAACTGCAGTAGTAAGTACAGTCAtcacatactatactgtagtgctGCTTTCACCCTTTCTAgactgtcttctctctgtttcgacactgtcttctctctgtttctacacggtcttctctctgtttctacacggtcttctctctgtttctacacggtcttctctctgtttctacacggtcttctctctgtttctacacggtcttctctctgtttctacacggtcttctctctgtttctacacggTCTTCTTTCTGTTTCTAcactgtcttctctctgtttctacactgtcttctctctgtttctacactgGTCCTCTTCTCTAGTTAAATGTCTTCTCTCTTTCTAGACTggtcctcttctctctgtttctagaCTGGTCCTCTTCTCGAGTTAAATGTCTTCTCTCTTTCTAGACTggtcctcttctctctgtttctagaCTGGTCCTCTTCTCGAGTTAAATGTCTTCTCTGTTTCTAGACTGTGTCTGGTGTGATCGTAGTGGGAACGTCTCATGGCCTGGCTCTAGTGTTTGGTAAGTCCTTAACATATCAGTGATTAGTACTGCAGTCATATAATCATTGACATGAGCCAGTGCAATGCATGGTTAAGGACAAGgtagtaactaactaactaagttGAGGTTGTGTTAACTCTGAATTCAACTGAAGATTGTTATATATTTAGTTGgttgttgtctctctgtctgtctgggctaACTCTGAATGGACAGGAAAAGGTACATTCCTCCAatagctctttctctctttctctctttctctctttcgctctgtctctctctctctgtctctttctctctgtctctgtctctctctgtctctgtctctgtttctctctgtctctttgtctctgtctctctctctttctgtctcgatctctgtctctctttctctgtctctctgtttctctgtctctttgtctctgtctctctctctttctgtctcgatctctgtctctctttctctgtctctctgtacagTCATATTGTAGACATTGGGCTCAACATCGGCATGTTGTCATATTGTCTGCACGTGCTATTTCATTTCTCCGGGTGGTTTTTGAATAAGGTCGTTTGTCTGTGTCGTTCATCCGGCTGGTCCAGACATGTGTTGTTGTATGTAGTGTGTTGTCATTCACTACTGTGTGCAGCATGTTTTTGGTTGATGCTGTAAGCAGAACATGTGTTTTGACTGATCTCCATATGTTTATAAAGACGGACTGTCCCAGTGTCTGTTGTTGTCCTATGACAGTATAAGAGTTAAGAGCGGCCTCTCCCATAGTGCTTGGCTCCACAGTGCGTTGCCTGATGGGTAATGCGTTTTTCTCCTTCAGATCTGAACCAGGCTCTCCGTTTGTGCTTGGGAAGCACGGCGACAGGGGCGGAGTACGGAGCCGTCTCCGCCCTCAGCATCAACCATGACTGCACCCGCCTGCTCTGTGGCTTCGCCAAGGGACATATCACCATGTGGGATCTGGCCAATGGGAAGCTTCTGCGAACCATTACCGACGCCCACCCACCCGGCACCGCCATCTTACATGTCAAGGTAGTCTGTCTGTACAAGTCAAGTTGAATTGAAACGTGTCTTCTGCTCAGATCGTCTCTATTGAACTCCTcggttgtccctctctctctctctgtctcagttcaCCGATGACCCTACGCTGGCAGTGTGCAACGACAGCGGTGGCTCTGTGTTTGAGCTGGCTTTCAGGTAATACTCATTTGTCTCctcagagattgtgtgtgtgtgtgaagttacCTGCAGTGactgacagggggcagtattgcTCTGCAGACACTAGGAGTGATGTGCTGGTTGACTCAACATGCAGTCCCCGCGGACACTGTGGGCGGGTGGGTTTAGGGCCATgtaatattgtgtggatgaagggcgggTGGGTGGCGTGCCGGTTGAATAAAGGGAAAACAATGCATCAAAACatccataaatgtataattaGTTTGCATATCTATCGGCTACATTGAGTTTTATCTTTCCTTGTGTCTATCTGGCATTAGTGTGTAAGCGTCACTTTTAGGGCCAaatacagtacaaccacatgaagGTTTTATCTACAACTGCACTCTGGTGAACATAGTGTAGGTGGATATTTAAACCAATGGGTGGAAACGAGAGGCAAACAGGACATTCTGTAGCCTGTTGCCGTCCACAAAAGACAAACAGGACATTCTGTAGCCTGTTGCCGTCCACAAAAGACAAACGGGACATTCTGTAGCCTGTTGCCGTCCACAAAAGACAAACGGGACATTCTGTAGCCTGTTGCCGTCCACAAAAGACAAACGGGACATTCTGTAGCCTGTTGCCGTCCACAAAAGACAAACGGGACATTCTGTAGCCTGTTGCCGTCCACAAAAGACAAACGGGACATTCTGTAGCCTGTTGCCGTCCACAAAAGACAAACAGGACATTCTGTAGGCTGTTCCAGCCCACAAAAGACAAACGGGACATTCTGTAGCCTGTTGCAGCCCACATAACAGGCCCAGTCTATATCAGTCTATAGCAGGCCCAGTCTATAGCAGGCCCAGTCTATAGCAGGCCCAGTCTATAACAGGCCCAGACTGTAACAAACTACAGCAGGCCCAGGCCGTAGCAGGCCCAGGCCGTAGCAGGCCCAGTCTATAGCAGGCCCAGGCCGTAGCAGGCCCAGACTATAACAGGCCCAGACTATAACAGGCCCAGACTataacagccccagactataacaGGCCCAGACTATAACAGTCTATAACAGGCCCAGACCATAGCAGGCCCGGTCAATAACAGGCCCAGTCTGTAACAGACCCAGACTATTCCAGGTCCAGTCCATAATGGTCCCAGACCATAACAGGCCCAGTCTATATCAGTCTATAGCAGGCCCAGTCTATAGCAGGCCCAGGCCGTAGCAGGCCCAGACTATAACAGGCCCAGACTATAACAGGCCCAGACTATAACAGGCCCAGTCCGTAACAGACCCAGGCTATAACAGTTTATAACAGACCCAGTCTGTTACAGGCCCTAAATATAACAGGCCCAGTCTGTAGCAGGCCAAGTCTGTAGCAGgcccagactgtaacagactgtagcaGGCCCAGACTATAGCAGGCCCAGACTGTaaaagggttaggttagggtcaggtggggttagggtcaggtggggttgggttagggtcaggtggggttaggttagggtcgtGTGGGGTTAGGGTCGCGTGGGGTTGGGTTAGGGTCGGGTGGGGTTAGATTAGAGTTGGGTTTAGTGTTGGGtgtggttagagttaggttagggtcatgtggggttaggttaggggtgaGGTTAGGGTGGGGGTTGggtggggttaggttagggtcgcGTGGGGTTAGGGTCGGGTGGggttaggttagagttagggtcaggtGGGGTTAGAGTTTGTTGGGTtagggtggggttagggttaggctgaGGTTAAGGTCGGGTGGGGTTAGGGtcgggttaggttagggttaacgtCTGGTGTGGAcggaattcatctcccagtgtctggtggaaagcagactgaaccaggttttcctcttggattttgcctgtgcttagctacatTACATGTATGGGTTTATCCTGAaagatgacaagcatactcataacatgatgcagccaccactatgctttaaaatatggagagtggtactcagtaatgttgttttttttgcagtataactttagtgccgtgttgcaaacaggatgcatgttttggaatatttgtattctgtacaggcttccacCTTTTCACTCAATGaggttattattgtggagtaactacaaatgttgttgacccatcctcagttttctcccaacacaaccattaaactctgtaaccgttttaaagtcaccattggcctcatggtgaaatccatgagcagtttccttcctctccggcaactgagttaggaaggacgcctgtatctttgtagtgacaccATCCAtattgtaattaataacttcaccatgctgaaAGGAATAGTCAATGtcttatttttacccatctaccaataggagcccttctttgtgaggcattggaaaacctccctagtctttgtggttgaatctgtgtttgaaattcactgctctactgaaagggaccttacagataattgtatgagttgggtacagagatgaggtacacACTACTATTGCAACTTATGGGACTtgtttaagcacatttttactccagtACTTATTTCGGCTtgcaataacaaaggggttgattacttattgactcaaaacatttcagcttttcatgttcAATTAATTcgtaaaaataataaaataaaataaaaatccactttgacattatgggttattgtgacaaaaacatctaaatgcaatccattttaaattcgggctgtaacacaacagaatgtggtAGGAtgtcgaggggtgtgaatactttctgaaggctctgtagttGGTTTATTTTGGACCCTCACATGGTCTTCCTATACATTCAAGCACCCCTGTCACTGTCTGTAACCACAGTCTAACAGTACATTATTTTAATGAGGTATTACAgcgagacagggtgtgtgtgtgtgtgtgtaatgaggtATTACAGTGAGACAGAATGACCCCTGCTCTGTTTGACATTATTATACAAAGCTGTCTCTCTTATTCAGGTCAGATTAATGGAAATGGGGGGAGAAGTACTTTTTTTGGTTTTCTGGCTTCTctaaggctgtgtcccaaatggctccctataaagtgcactacatctgaccagggcccatagggtgccgtttgggactcaTCCACTCTGTTCTGTActgcgtgtgtgtatgtcagaaTGTGAGGGCTTTAGGGGAAATAGGATATTCAATATTGTTCTAATGAACCACAGTCCTACTTTGGGACTGGAGTTATGTTTATTTTGTTAGTCTGTGAGGAGCTTGTTTTTGTATATCTTTAGTTGTtttgttctctctcactctcctttccctcctccctcttctctctaccctcctccctcttctctctaccctcctccctcttctctctaccctcctccctcttctctctcccctcctccctcttctccccctctttcctctcgctctccctcctctctctgtctctcctccctcctctctcttctctcctccctcctctctttctctcccccctcctctctcttctctcctccctcctctctctcccccctcctctctctctctctctctgtgtgtaggagGTTGATGGGGATGCGTACATGTGAGTCTCGTTGTCTGTTCAGTGGCTCTAAGGGAGAGGTGTGTAATGTGGAGCCTCTCCTTACCGCCCCGGACCTGAAGGATCACCCCATCACACAGTACTCTCTCCTGGCCATGGCCTCTCTTACTAAGGTAAACCCTGTACCAGGTTTCCCCAACTGGCGACAATTATTTGACCCCCcttgttttctgagcaaaaaaaaatacaacttatttttataaaaatattttattgttgaacaaaaaaaactgtaaaatcaccagcaaatcagctccaaatgattttaattttggaaatatgTTCcctagtttattaggtacaccccccccccccccccccccccaaccccccgtTCACCAAAATggtttgctcctacagacagttTAGT
The DNA window shown above is from Oncorhynchus mykiss isolate Arlee chromosome 18, USDA_OmykA_1.1, whole genome shotgun sequence and carries:
- the LOC118941080 gene encoding uncharacterized protein LOC118941080, with protein sequence MAAMARNISKDWTYLYERLFSKLSDEGFHDMWSIGGFLVVFIFCTIVITLTLAVIFSWCCGWCFEQPILGSSKISVLLSPPELSRQKSMQTQAPSLSKQSLSRQKSMQTQTPSLSKQSLSRQKSMQTQAPSLSNQSLSRRISTSRSMMDPKHPIESVWSPESVPDVQKTEKSSKNKKLKAGSAKVKSKIQPASRIVRNRDVPV